In the Dermochelys coriacea isolate rDerCor1 chromosome 25, rDerCor1.pri.v4, whole genome shotgun sequence genome, one interval contains:
- the ANO8 gene encoding anoctamin-8 isoform X1, whose protein sequence is MPEAGAQEGERQRRAPADAEPAPAGVLDKLFGKRLLQAGRYIMSHKSWMKTVPTENCDVLMTFADTTDDHTLLWLLNHIRLGIPELIIQIRHHRHTKVYAFFVTATYESLLRGADEIGLRKPVKAEFGGGTRSFSCEEDYIYENIENELFFFSSQERQNIIRYWLENLRAKHGESLHNIQFLEGQPVIPELVARGVIQQVFPVHEQRILNRLMKFWVQAICEAQPLDEICDYFGVKIAMYFAWLGFYTSAMVYPAVFGSILYTFTENDQTSRDICCVVFAIFNVIWATLFLEEWKQRGSEFAYKWGTLDTPAESIEEPRPQFRGIKRISPVTNVEEFYYPPWKRLLFQCLVSLPVCLICLSFVFLVMLGCFELQEFVLSIKELPRLIRFLPKITLALIVTACDDIYRKIAYWLNDMENYRLQSAYEKHLIIKMVLFQFVNSYLSLFYIGFYLKDMERLKEMLATLLITRQFLQNIKEVSQPHLYRKIQRGDLSLQNIRDVSHTIFRLLAQRYTAPRLGPEPRSAEQAARPGPEPEGAGEGPQGEKCLNGGCGVPEEEEKRESDSEDESVLDCGLKLKKVSFIERAERRGRELGAMEDTSFLEEGSPTMVEKGMDPASIFELAEDEEETEGPSGSPLPEAKELAVTLRARRGRVAESQEEEEEEEKGRKRNRASWIDPPEENYSSHLTQAEVESCMKKYEDTFQDYQEMFIQFGYVVLFSSAFPLAALCALINNIIEIRSDAFKLCTGLQRPFGQRVESIGQWQKVMEAMGVLAIVVNCYLIGQCGQLQRLFPWLSPEGAIISVVVLEHFALLLKYLIQVAIPDIPAWVAEEMAKLEYQRREAFKKHERQAQSHYQQQQRRQREEEERQRQAEYHARKERESSRDEGKPEAAGQDPGREKSQAKTKGAGGSSHGSEKPKRPSSLLATNNVMKLKQIIPLQSKFLSGGGAGAAGTATAQSPTGSENKLPGFLSFKFLKSPETKRDGGTEKVQSPTRPFNPGKLFNFGKSEGAGGGGASGNGAAAPLPQRPGPSSEGGEKQLPSKAHLNGLVDEGGVEEGELRAEEESTGHKL, encoded by the exons ATGCCCGAGGCGGGCGCGCAGGAGGGCGAGCGGCAGAGGCGAGCCCCGGCGGACGCGGAGCCGGCACCGGCCGGGGTCCTGG ACAAGCTTTTTGGGAAGCGGCTGCTCCAGGCTGGGCGCTACATCATGTCCCACAAATCCTGGATGAAGACGGTGCCCACTGAGAACTGCGACGTGCTGATGACCTTTGCCG ACACGACGGACGACCACACGCTGCTCTGGCTCCTGAACCACATCCGGCTGGGCATCCCCGAGCTCATCATCCAGATCCGGCACCACCGGCACACCAAGGTGTACGCCTTCTTCGTCACCGCCACCTATGAGAG CTTGCTGCGCGGGGCGGACGAGATTGGGCTGCGGAAGCCAGTGAAGGCCGAGTTCGGGGGGGGCACACGCAGCTTCTCCTGCGAGGAGGATTATATCTACGAGAACATCGAGAACGAGCTCTTCTTCTTTAGCTCCCAG GAACGGCAGAACATCATCAGGTACTGGCTGGAGAACCTGCGAGCCAAGCACGGGGAATCGCTGCACAACATCCAGTTCCTGGAGGGGCAGCCTGTCA TCCCCGAGCTGGTGGCCCGCGGCGTCATCCAGCAGGTGTTCCCCGTCCACGAGCAGAGAATCCTCAACCGGCTCATGAAGTTCTGGGTGCAGGCAATCTGCGAGGCCCAGCCCTTGG ACGAGATCTGTGATTACTTCGGGGTGAAGATCGCCATGTACTTTGCCTGGCTCGGCTTCTACACCTCGGCCATGGTGTACCCCGCCGTCTTCGGCTCCATCCTCTACACCTTCACCGAGAACGACCAG accAGCCGTGATATCTGCTGTGTAGTCTTTGCCATCTTCAACGTCATCTGGGCCACGCTCTTCCTGGAGGAGTGGAAGCAGCGGGGGTCCGAGTTCGCCTACAAGTGGGGGACCCTGGACACGCCTGCCGAGTCAATTGAGGAGCCCCGCCCACAGTTCAGG GGCATCAAGAGGATCAGCCCGGTGACCAACGTGGAGGAGTTCTACTACCCGCCGTGGAAACGGCTGCTCTTCCAGTGCCTCGTCAGCCTGCCCGTCTGCCTCATCTGTCTGTCCTTCGTCTTCCTCGTCATGCTGGGGTGCTTTGAGCTGCAG GAGTTTGTGCTAAGCATCAAGGAGCTGCCCCGGCTCATCCGCTTCCTGCCCAAGATCACCTTGGCCCTCATCGTCACAGCCTGTGACGACATCTACAGGAAGATCGCGTACTGGCTGAATGACATGG AAAACTACCGGCTGCAGAGCGCCTACGAGAAACACCTCATCATTAAAATGGTTCTG TTTCAGTTTGTAAATTCATACCTAAGTCTTTTCTACATTGGTTTCTACCTCAAAGACATGGAGCGGCTGAAGGAG ATGCTGGCCACGCTGCTCATCACCCGCCAGTTCCTGCAGAACATCAAGGAggtctcccagccccacctctacCGCAAGATCCAGCGGGGTGACCTGAGCCTGCAGAACATCCGCGACGTCTCCCACACCATCTTCCGCCTGCTTGCCCAGAGATACACGGCGCCCAGGCTGGGCCCGGAGCCCCGGTCTGCAGAGCAGGCAGCCAGGCCGGGCCCCGAGCCCGAGGGGGCAGGCGAGGGGCCACAGGGGGAGAAGTGCCTCAACGGGGGCTGCGGCGtccccgaggaggaggagaagcgggAGTCAGACTCGGAGGACGAGAGCGTCCTGGACTGCGGGCTCAAGCTGAAGAAGGTGAGCTTCATCGAGCGGGCCGAGCGCCGGGGCCGGGAGCTGGGTGCCATGGAGGACACTAGTTTCCTGGAGGAGGGCAGCCCCACCATGGTGGAGAAGGGCATGGACCCCGCTTCCATCTTCGAGCTggctgaggatgaggaggagaCCGAGGGGCCCTCTGGCAGCCCCCTCCCAGAAGCCAAGGAGCTGGCGGTGACTCTGCGGGCTCGGCGGGGCCGGGTGGCCGAGagtcaggaggaagaggaggaggaagagaagggcaGAAAGCGGAACCGGGCCTCCTGGATTGACCCACCGGAGGAGAACTACTCCTCCCATCTCACCCAGGCCGAGGTGGAGAGCTGCATGAAGAAGTACGAG gacacGTTCCAGGATTACCAGGAGATGTTCATCCAGTTCGGCTACGTGGTTCTCTTCTCCTCCGCCTTCCCCCTGGCTGCCCTGTGCGCCCTCATCAACAACATCATCGAGATCCGCAGCGATGCCTTCAAGCTGTGCACCGGCCTGCAGCGCCCCTTCGGCCAGAGGGTGGAGAGCATCGGGCAATGGCAG AAAGTGATGGAGGCCATGGGCGTCCTGGCCATCGTGGTGAACTGCTACCTGATCGGTCAGTGCGGCCAGCTGCAGCGGCTCTTCCCATGGCTCAGCCCGGAGGGAGCCATCATCTCCGTGGTGGTGCTGGAG CACTTTGCCCTGCTCCTGAAGTACCTCATCCAGGTGGCCATCCCTGACATCCCGGCCTGGGTGGCGGAGGAGATGGCGAAGCTGGAGTATCAGCGCAGGGAGGCCTTCAAG aaaCACGAGCGGCAGGCGCAGAGCCACTACCAGCAACAGCAGCGGCGccagcgggaggaggaggagcgccAGCGGCAAGCCGAGTACCACGCCCGCAAGGAGCGCGAGAGCAGCCGGGACGAGGGGAAGCCCGAGGCTGCCGGGCAGGACCCCGGCCGCGAGAAGAGCCAGGCCAAAACCAAAGGGGCCGGCGGCTCGTCCCATGGCTCCGAGAAGCCCAAgaggcccagctccctgctggccACCAACAATGTCATGAAACTGAAGCAGATCATCCCGCTGCAGAGCAAGTTCCTGTCGGGGGGCGGCGCCGGGGCAGCCGGCACCGCCACGGCCCAGTCCCCGACGGGCAGCGAAAACAAGCTGCCTGGCTTCCTGAGCTTCAAGTTCCTGAAGTCGCCGGAGACTAAGAGGGACGGGGGCACCGAGAAGGTCCAGTCACCCACCAGACCGTTCAACCCGGGCAAACTGTTCAACTTCGGCAAGTCCGAGGGGGCCGGGGGAGGCGGGGCCAGTGGCAACGGCGCCGCCGCCCCCCTGCCGCAGCGGCCCGGCCCGTCCTCGGAGGGTGGCGAGAAGCAGCTGCCCAGCAAAGCCCACCTCAACGGGCTGGTGGACGAGGGTGGCGTGGAGGAGGGTGAGCTCAGAGCCGAGGAGGAGAGCACAGGTCATAAACTCtaa
- the ANO8 gene encoding anoctamin-8 isoform X2 has protein sequence MSHKSWMKTVPTENCDVLMTFADTTDDHTLLWLLNHIRLGIPELIIQIRHHRHTKVYAFFVTATYESLLRGADEIGLRKPVKAEFGGGTRSFSCEEDYIYENIENELFFFSSQERQNIIRYWLENLRAKHGESLHNIQFLEGQPVIPELVARGVIQQVFPVHEQRILNRLMKFWVQAICEAQPLDEICDYFGVKIAMYFAWLGFYTSAMVYPAVFGSILYTFTENDQTSRDICCVVFAIFNVIWATLFLEEWKQRGSEFAYKWGTLDTPAESIEEPRPQFRGIKRISPVTNVEEFYYPPWKRLLFQCLVSLPVCLICLSFVFLVMLGCFELQEFVLSIKELPRLIRFLPKITLALIVTACDDIYRKIAYWLNDMENYRLQSAYEKHLIIKMVLFQFVNSYLSLFYIGFYLKDMERLKEMLATLLITRQFLQNIKEVSQPHLYRKIQRGDLSLQNIRDVSHTIFRLLAQRYTAPRLGPEPRSAEQAARPGPEPEGAGEGPQGEKCLNGGCGVPEEEEKRESDSEDESVLDCGLKLKKVSFIERAERRGRELGAMEDTSFLEEGSPTMVEKGMDPASIFELAEDEEETEGPSGSPLPEAKELAVTLRARRGRVAESQEEEEEEEKGRKRNRASWIDPPEENYSSHLTQAEVESCMKKYEDTFQDYQEMFIQFGYVVLFSSAFPLAALCALINNIIEIRSDAFKLCTGLQRPFGQRVESIGQWQKVMEAMGVLAIVVNCYLIGQCGQLQRLFPWLSPEGAIISVVVLEHFALLLKYLIQVAIPDIPAWVAEEMAKLEYQRREAFKKHERQAQSHYQQQQRRQREEEERQRQAEYHARKERESSRDEGKPEAAGQDPGREKSQAKTKGAGGSSHGSEKPKRPSSLLATNNVMKLKQIIPLQSKFLSGGGAGAAGTATAQSPTGSENKLPGFLSFKFLKSPETKRDGGTEKVQSPTRPFNPGKLFNFGKSEGAGGGGASGNGAAAPLPQRPGPSSEGGEKQLPSKAHLNGLVDEGGVEEGELRAEEESTGHKL, from the exons ATGTCCCACAAATCCTGGATGAAGACGGTGCCCACTGAGAACTGCGACGTGCTGATGACCTTTGCCG ACACGACGGACGACCACACGCTGCTCTGGCTCCTGAACCACATCCGGCTGGGCATCCCCGAGCTCATCATCCAGATCCGGCACCACCGGCACACCAAGGTGTACGCCTTCTTCGTCACCGCCACCTATGAGAG CTTGCTGCGCGGGGCGGACGAGATTGGGCTGCGGAAGCCAGTGAAGGCCGAGTTCGGGGGGGGCACACGCAGCTTCTCCTGCGAGGAGGATTATATCTACGAGAACATCGAGAACGAGCTCTTCTTCTTTAGCTCCCAG GAACGGCAGAACATCATCAGGTACTGGCTGGAGAACCTGCGAGCCAAGCACGGGGAATCGCTGCACAACATCCAGTTCCTGGAGGGGCAGCCTGTCA TCCCCGAGCTGGTGGCCCGCGGCGTCATCCAGCAGGTGTTCCCCGTCCACGAGCAGAGAATCCTCAACCGGCTCATGAAGTTCTGGGTGCAGGCAATCTGCGAGGCCCAGCCCTTGG ACGAGATCTGTGATTACTTCGGGGTGAAGATCGCCATGTACTTTGCCTGGCTCGGCTTCTACACCTCGGCCATGGTGTACCCCGCCGTCTTCGGCTCCATCCTCTACACCTTCACCGAGAACGACCAG accAGCCGTGATATCTGCTGTGTAGTCTTTGCCATCTTCAACGTCATCTGGGCCACGCTCTTCCTGGAGGAGTGGAAGCAGCGGGGGTCCGAGTTCGCCTACAAGTGGGGGACCCTGGACACGCCTGCCGAGTCAATTGAGGAGCCCCGCCCACAGTTCAGG GGCATCAAGAGGATCAGCCCGGTGACCAACGTGGAGGAGTTCTACTACCCGCCGTGGAAACGGCTGCTCTTCCAGTGCCTCGTCAGCCTGCCCGTCTGCCTCATCTGTCTGTCCTTCGTCTTCCTCGTCATGCTGGGGTGCTTTGAGCTGCAG GAGTTTGTGCTAAGCATCAAGGAGCTGCCCCGGCTCATCCGCTTCCTGCCCAAGATCACCTTGGCCCTCATCGTCACAGCCTGTGACGACATCTACAGGAAGATCGCGTACTGGCTGAATGACATGG AAAACTACCGGCTGCAGAGCGCCTACGAGAAACACCTCATCATTAAAATGGTTCTG TTTCAGTTTGTAAATTCATACCTAAGTCTTTTCTACATTGGTTTCTACCTCAAAGACATGGAGCGGCTGAAGGAG ATGCTGGCCACGCTGCTCATCACCCGCCAGTTCCTGCAGAACATCAAGGAggtctcccagccccacctctacCGCAAGATCCAGCGGGGTGACCTGAGCCTGCAGAACATCCGCGACGTCTCCCACACCATCTTCCGCCTGCTTGCCCAGAGATACACGGCGCCCAGGCTGGGCCCGGAGCCCCGGTCTGCAGAGCAGGCAGCCAGGCCGGGCCCCGAGCCCGAGGGGGCAGGCGAGGGGCCACAGGGGGAGAAGTGCCTCAACGGGGGCTGCGGCGtccccgaggaggaggagaagcgggAGTCAGACTCGGAGGACGAGAGCGTCCTGGACTGCGGGCTCAAGCTGAAGAAGGTGAGCTTCATCGAGCGGGCCGAGCGCCGGGGCCGGGAGCTGGGTGCCATGGAGGACACTAGTTTCCTGGAGGAGGGCAGCCCCACCATGGTGGAGAAGGGCATGGACCCCGCTTCCATCTTCGAGCTggctgaggatgaggaggagaCCGAGGGGCCCTCTGGCAGCCCCCTCCCAGAAGCCAAGGAGCTGGCGGTGACTCTGCGGGCTCGGCGGGGCCGGGTGGCCGAGagtcaggaggaagaggaggaggaagagaagggcaGAAAGCGGAACCGGGCCTCCTGGATTGACCCACCGGAGGAGAACTACTCCTCCCATCTCACCCAGGCCGAGGTGGAGAGCTGCATGAAGAAGTACGAG gacacGTTCCAGGATTACCAGGAGATGTTCATCCAGTTCGGCTACGTGGTTCTCTTCTCCTCCGCCTTCCCCCTGGCTGCCCTGTGCGCCCTCATCAACAACATCATCGAGATCCGCAGCGATGCCTTCAAGCTGTGCACCGGCCTGCAGCGCCCCTTCGGCCAGAGGGTGGAGAGCATCGGGCAATGGCAG AAAGTGATGGAGGCCATGGGCGTCCTGGCCATCGTGGTGAACTGCTACCTGATCGGTCAGTGCGGCCAGCTGCAGCGGCTCTTCCCATGGCTCAGCCCGGAGGGAGCCATCATCTCCGTGGTGGTGCTGGAG CACTTTGCCCTGCTCCTGAAGTACCTCATCCAGGTGGCCATCCCTGACATCCCGGCCTGGGTGGCGGAGGAGATGGCGAAGCTGGAGTATCAGCGCAGGGAGGCCTTCAAG aaaCACGAGCGGCAGGCGCAGAGCCACTACCAGCAACAGCAGCGGCGccagcgggaggaggaggagcgccAGCGGCAAGCCGAGTACCACGCCCGCAAGGAGCGCGAGAGCAGCCGGGACGAGGGGAAGCCCGAGGCTGCCGGGCAGGACCCCGGCCGCGAGAAGAGCCAGGCCAAAACCAAAGGGGCCGGCGGCTCGTCCCATGGCTCCGAGAAGCCCAAgaggcccagctccctgctggccACCAACAATGTCATGAAACTGAAGCAGATCATCCCGCTGCAGAGCAAGTTCCTGTCGGGGGGCGGCGCCGGGGCAGCCGGCACCGCCACGGCCCAGTCCCCGACGGGCAGCGAAAACAAGCTGCCTGGCTTCCTGAGCTTCAAGTTCCTGAAGTCGCCGGAGACTAAGAGGGACGGGGGCACCGAGAAGGTCCAGTCACCCACCAGACCGTTCAACCCGGGCAAACTGTTCAACTTCGGCAAGTCCGAGGGGGCCGGGGGAGGCGGGGCCAGTGGCAACGGCGCCGCCGCCCCCCTGCCGCAGCGGCCCGGCCCGTCCTCGGAGGGTGGCGAGAAGCAGCTGCCCAGCAAAGCCCACCTCAACGGGCTGGTGGACGAGGGTGGCGTGGAGGAGGGTGAGCTCAGAGCCGAGGAGGAGAGCACAGGTCATAAACTCtaa